Genomic window (Candidatus Zixiibacteriota bacterium):
TTCGCCAGCAGCAGGTCAGGTCGACTATTGTCGTGTTTGGCGGGACGCGCATTGTCGAAAAGGCGGAGGCCCGCAAGCGCGTGCAGGAGGCGGAGAGCCGGGTCCGGCTGAGTCCTCGGAACCAGGAGCTGCGCCGCCAGTTGAAAGCGGCACGTTCGATCCTGGCCAAGTCAGCTTACTACGATGAAGCCCGCGAGTTCGCCCGCCTGGTCTCAGCCGAGTGCCAGAGCGGCAACGGCCGTGACTATGTCATTGTTACCGGCGGCGGGCCCGGCGTAATGGAGGCGGCCAACCGGGGAGCGTTCGAGATTGGCGCCAAGTCCATCGGCTTGAATATCACGCTCCCGCTTGAGCAGGAGCCGAATCCCTACATCACACCCGATCTTTGCTTTCAGTTTCACTATTTCGCTCTGCGCAAGATGCATTTCATGTTGCGAGCCAGAGCGCTGGTGGCATTCCCCGGCGGCTACGGCACCATGGATGAGCTATTCGAGGGGCTCACCCTTGTGCAGACGAAGAAGGTCGCCCCGCTGCCCATCGTGCTGTTCGGGGAAAAGTACTGGCGGGGCGTAATCGACTTCGATTTCCTGGTCGACCAGGGAACAATCGCTCAGGAGGACTTGGAGCTGTTTGTCTATGCCGATAAGGCGATCGACGCTTGGAATTACATCAAATGCTTCTATGAGGCGGCCGATGAATACGGCCCCGCGGAGCGCTCGCTATGGAAGCATGGAGACGACAAGCGTAAGCCGGAACCGGGACGCGAGTAGAATCGTAGGGCGGGACCCGAGCGGAGCGAGCGATAGCATGGGGTAGGGCAGAACCCGAGCGGAGCGGGCGATAGCGAGCGAGAGTTGTGGTTCTGCCGTCTTCACACTTCCCACCCAAACACGCAGGCCCGTCGGGCAGAGTCGCCCGACGGCACACAATGTCGAAACCGCCCCCGTCAACAGCGGGGGACTGGTTTCGACCTACGGTTCGTCAGAACCCGACGTAATTCCGCCGGGCGCTGCGGGCCGATTCGATCTGGCGACGAACCTCCCGGAAGTGCGCCCGGCTCATCGCGTCGATCGTGCTCGATTCGCTCGCCGTGAGCGCGGCTCGATCGAGAATTTCCAGGTCGTTTGCGGCCAGCGTGAGAGCATCGGCCGGATAGACCGATGCGCTGCTCAGGTAGATCACGATAAGCCGCCGCAAGTGATTCAACTGCAACTGGCGACGGTAACTGTTCACGTTGCTCGGCGTGGAAATCTCGCTCCAAATCGCCCGGCGAACATCGGTAAACAGATCATACATCGTGTATCTGGGCTGGTTCTCCGGCACTCGGGCCACGCCGTTCAGAAGGCGCTGGAGTGTCAGCGGGTGATAGAGGTTGTTGATTGTCGCCGCCTGGACACTTAGAACCCACTCGTGCCACTGGAAGGCGATAGGTGAGAAGAAGACCTCAGCGCTGAAGTCATAGAAGCGATTGGACTGGAGTTTGTTCAGCAGCTCCGGCGAGACTGAGAAGGCGTCGGGTGCGAATATCCTGTCGGACAGGAACTGAATCGCCCGGCGCTGCTCGGCTGCCGGTACAGGTGTAAACGGAATCTTGCTGCCGGGATCGCCGACATGGGCCTTGCTGTGGTACAGCCCGCCGATATAGTGCGGAATATTCCGAGCCGTCTCGGAATATGAGCGCCAGCCGTTCATAAACACCATGCGCAGCTTTTCATAGCTGACGCCTGGCTTCTCGAATTCTTCGATGGCGCTGCGCCACAATTCCTGCGTAAGATTGATCTTGTGATCGCAGTAGGCAATGGGGTCGTTGCCCATGTCATGGCGCTCGACCATCGGGTCCACCGCGTAAGCATTCAAATCAAAGTCGGTGGCGAAGGCCAGCTCGGGAGCCGCGGCGCGCGAGGCGATTGCGTGCAGCCGCTCGCGCTCCTCGTCGCGGGTCACACTGCCGAAGTCGCTGTAGCCGTATTCGATTAGAAGGTCATCGTAGGGACCGGGGGTCGACGCGAAAAACTCGCCCTGTTGTGTGCCCTTGGGGGAGATCAGCGGCGGGTTATAGTCCATAATAGTACCGCCGGTGCTGTTGCGGCGCGTGAACTCCGGGTCGCGAAGCTGTTCCAGCGAATAAATCGATGAGGCCTTGAAGTTATGCATGAAGCCGAGTGTGTGACCGACCTCGTGAGCGATCCACTCGGTCAGGGCGCTGTGAACGTAGATGCGCGTGAGCGAATCTTTATTGGCGAAACTGCCGGACGTGCTCAGGAGATAGGACAGCCCGAATGCCGCCTCCCGGGACATCTCCTCGCCGTAGGTGCAGAGAGGGCGCCGGTTCGGGGGCAGGGCCTCATTCAGGTCAGGCAGATCATTGGGCATCTCGAGCATCTGGCCGTCGGGGCCGACCGGCTTGACGAATTTGTCGACCAAATTGAACCAGGTCCTCACGATATCTACTGAGATGCTAATATCAGCATCGTAGATCTGCCCGGTGAAAGGATTCGCGCGGCTTGGGCCGATGGCGTAATTACGGCCGGGGGAGACCATCCAGCGGATCGTACTGTAGCGAGCGTCAAGCGGGTCCCAGTCCACAGTGTCCGGCATCTGCTTGGCGATTATCGCGTTCCGGAAGCCGATCTTCTCGAACGACTTGTTCCAAAATTCGACACCCTCGGCGATAGCGTCACGGAATTCCACCGGGACGGCGTTGTCGATCCAGAATACGATCGGTTCAACCGGCTCCGAAATGCGCGCGTCCGGATTCTTCTTCTTCAGGCTCCACCGCTCGATGTACCGCACGTAGGGGGTCTCCTGATCGAGCGTGGAGTAATCCTGGAACATGGTCATGAAATAGCCGACCCGGTCGTCGGCCAGACGCGGGACATAGTCCGTCTGCGGAAGAGATGATATCGAATAGTGGTAGACGTGGAAGAAGCTCTGCCCGTTCTGTAGCGTCATGCCGGGAAGTTCCTGGTTCGATTTGAAGTGAAGCCGGATATCCAGCTCCGAGTTTTGAGGGAAGCTCTTGATCGTTTCGTAGGAGCTGTTCTCGGAGTCGAATCCGATGCCGAGGCGCAACTGCTGGCCGAGATAGTATCCCAGGTTGTCGGCATCGCGGATAAAGAGATCGTCAGGATCGACCAGCACCGCCTTGCTCGAATCATGCGGCTCCGACTTGATCGGAAGGGTGGCGACCAGGTGATCCGATATGCCCTTCTTGAGCGTGCCGCTCATCACGCTGGCGCTGTCGGCCCGGAAAAGCAGATTCTTCTCGATCATCTGGATATTCTTCCCTACCCGTTTCAGGAAGAAAGGAATTGAGCGTCCCAACGGGCCGGTGTCCGCGACCGAGCCGTCTGCGCTGGACTTGGCAGTGTTGCACAGAAAGTACGGGCCGAGCTGCTCCGGCTTGATCGCCATGAGCAGGCTGTTGTCGGTGGTGTCGCGATAGAAGGTAAAAAGGCCCTCGGTCACGACCTTGTTCTTGGTAAGCTCCTTGAACGGTTTCAGGTCTTTGTTGCCTTTCGACGGGGCCTGGTCGGTTCGGCCGGGTTTATGGGCGGCCGCGGAATGATCGTGGATCTGCGCGCCGGCTGAATGTACAAGGAACAGGCCGAGCAGCAGAACAAGAAAGATCAAGCATCGCTTGGACATCGGTTACTCCTATAGGATTAGATATAAGTCGTTTGTTTTCGAGGCATCAGAATCATAGACGTGTGAACCGGCAATTTGTTCCGCCTTGGCTTTGATAGCGGGATTCCGGCGCCGCTTCGGCAGTGTGTGGGCAGGCACGCTCCCGGCCGTGGGACAGAGTTGCCCTGGCGAAACAAACCATGCCCGCCTTAACCTGCTGCGGCTGGCGAAGGTTCCGCCGATTGCCTTCACCTTCATCAGGGCTTAGCTCTCCGAAGTTCTCAGGGGTACGAAACGAACCCCATACAGAGCGGTCTGGGATACTTGCCCTTCCGACTTCTTCACGAGAACCAGTTGTTGGTCAAGCAAGTGTCGGCCGACCGGGATAATCAACCGCCCGGGCTCTGCCAACTGGTCAACGAGCGCGTCCGGTACCTCCGCAGCAGCTGCGGCCACCAAGATACCATCAAAAGGCGCGTGCTCCGACCAGCCGCGGGAGCCGTCGCCTACCGTCCCGGTGACATTGTTATAGCCAAGCTTCACCAGCCGACTCATCGCAGCTCTGAAAAGCTCCGGAATACACTCAATCGTGTAGACCAAGCCGGCGACCTCCGCCAGGATCGCGGTTTGATATCCGCAGCCGGTGCCGATCTCCAGAATGCGGCTGTTCTTGTTTGCCCCGAGTTCCTGGGTCATCGAGGCCACTACGTACGGCTGAGATATCGTCTGGTCGTGGCCGATCGAAAGCGGGTGATCACCATAGGCCTGGGCGAGGTCTTCCGGACGCACGAATTCGTGCCGCGGCACCGTTCGCATGGCGGCCAGTACCGCCTGGTCGTAGATGCCCCGGCGGGCGATTTGCTCGTCCACCATGCGCATGCGCGCCGAGATCAACTGGGTATCGGTAAGACGCCCGCTCATGTCCATATCCAGGGCACGATAGTTGACGCGAGGGGTCAAGGAAAGTCCAATTCTTTCTTGGCAGACAGGGACTATTTTATGAAAACCATCTTGCGAGTTAGTGTACCCTCGGAGGTTTCAAGGCGATAAAGGTACACTCCGCTTGAGACCTCGGTCCCGCCCTCGTCGCGCGCATCCCAGGAAAATGAGTGTTCACCGGACGGAAGAACCCGGTTCACGAGAGTTCGCACACTCTGTCCGAGGATATTGAAAACCGACAAATCTACATGGGCTCTCGACGGCAGCACGAAACTGAGGCTCGTGCTACCGTTGAAGGGGTTGGGGAAATTCTGGAACAGGGAGAACTCCTGCGGCAGCAGGCCGGGCAGGTCTT
Coding sequences:
- a CDS encoding LOG family protein, whose amino-acid sequence is MSFNPTRKEKQAVNVLKKSKAYRLAYKDPDFLDSPYARPARLQLELLKAEFGLRQQQVRSTIVVFGGTRIVEKAEARKRVQEAESRVRLSPRNQELRRQLKAARSILAKSAYYDEAREFARLVSAECQSGNGRDYVIVTGGGPGVMEAANRGAFEIGAKSIGLNITLPLEQEPNPYITPDLCFQFHYFALRKMHFMLRARALVAFPGGYGTMDELFEGLTLVQTKKVAPLPIVLFGEKYWRGVIDFDFLVDQGTIAQEDLELFVYADKAIDAWNYIKCFYEAADEYGPAERSLWKHGDDKRKPEPGRE
- a CDS encoding zinc-dependent metalloprotease translates to MSKRCLIFLVLLLGLFLVHSAGAQIHDHSAAAHKPGRTDQAPSKGNKDLKPFKELTKNKVVTEGLFTFYRDTTDNSLLMAIKPEQLGPYFLCNTAKSSADGSVADTGPLGRSIPFFLKRVGKNIQMIEKNLLFRADSASVMSGTLKKGISDHLVATLPIKSEPHDSSKAVLVDPDDLFIRDADNLGYYLGQQLRLGIGFDSENSSYETIKSFPQNSELDIRLHFKSNQELPGMTLQNGQSFFHVYHYSISSLPQTDYVPRLADDRVGYFMTMFQDYSTLDQETPYVRYIERWSLKKKNPDARISEPVEPIVFWIDNAVPVEFRDAIAEGVEFWNKSFEKIGFRNAIIAKQMPDTVDWDPLDARYSTIRWMVSPGRNYAIGPSRANPFTGQIYDADISISVDIVRTWFNLVDKFVKPVGPDGQMLEMPNDLPDLNEALPPNRRPLCTYGEEMSREAAFGLSYLLSTSGSFANKDSLTRIYVHSALTEWIAHEVGHTLGFMHNFKASSIYSLEQLRDPEFTRRNSTGGTIMDYNPPLISPKGTQQGEFFASTPGPYDDLLIEYGYSDFGSVTRDEERERLHAIASRAAAPELAFATDFDLNAYAVDPMVERHDMGNDPIAYCDHKINLTQELWRSAIEEFEKPGVSYEKLRMVFMNGWRSYSETARNIPHYIGGLYHSKAHVGDPGSKIPFTPVPAAEQRRAIQFLSDRIFAPDAFSVSPELLNKLQSNRFYDFSAEVFFSPIAFQWHEWVLSVQAATINNLYHPLTLQRLLNGVARVPENQPRYTMYDLFTDVRRAIWSEISTPSNVNSYRRQLQLNHLRRLIVIYLSSASVYPADALTLAANDLEILDRAALTASESSTIDAMSRAHFREVRRQIESARSARRNYVGF
- a CDS encoding protein-L-isoaspartate(D-aspartate) O-methyltransferase, with the protein product MSGRLTDTQLISARMRMVDEQIARRGIYDQAVLAAMRTVPRHEFVRPEDLAQAYGDHPLSIGHDQTISQPYVVASMTQELGANKNSRILEIGTGCGYQTAILAEVAGLVYTIECIPELFRAAMSRLVKLGYNNVTGTVGDGSRGWSEHAPFDGILVAAAAAEVPDALVDQLAEPGRLIIPVGRHLLDQQLVLVKKSEGQVSQTALYGVRFVPLRTSES